From the genome of Sphingopyxis sp. DBS4:
TACTTCCAAACCACTTGTTGCGCAGATCGAAGCGGCCGCCCCCGAAGTTGTCCTAATCAACCTCGAAAACCCCAGCCGCGACCTGCTCGAGGACTTCTTCGCCATGTCGCGCGCCCTCGCGCGCCCGATCGCGATGTTCGTCGATCAAAGCGACGCCGAGGCGACCGGCGCGGCGATCGATGCTGGCGTATCTGCATACGTCGTCGACGGATTGTCCAAGCAGCGCATCAAGCCGGTCGTCGACCTCGCCATCCGGCGCTTCCAGGCTTTTTCGCGCCTCCAGCGCGAACTCGACGACGCCAAGAACGCGCTTGCCGAACGCGCCGTCATCGACAAGGCGAAGGCAATATTGATGAAGCGCCGCCAGATCGATGAGCCGGAGGCTTATGCCCTGCTCCGCGGACAGGCGATGCGCACCAACCGCCGGATTTCGGAAATTGCCGAAGCGATCGTGACGAGCGAAGCGCTGATGGGAGACATGGAATGACCGGCGAGCGCTTCCGTATCGGCTTTCTTCCGCTCGTCGACGCGGCGCTTCCGGTTCTCGCACACGAACTCGGCTTCGCTGCTGCCGAAGGCCTCACCATCGACCTCATCCGCGACATGACTTGGGCGACCGTGCGTGACCGCCTGCTCTACGGCCATACCGACGCAGCCCACATGATCGCGCCGCTAGCCATCGCAACGACGCTCGGGAAGGATCGCCCCGCCGTACCGCTCGCGGTGCCCTTCGTCCTCGGCCTCAACGGCAACGCCGTGACATTTTCGACCCGGTTGGCAGCGGAGACGGGTTTGACCGGCGAGCTGGGCGACCCGACCCGGATCGGCACGGCGTTGAAGAAAGCAGCAGATGCAAGGGTCGCAGCGGGCAAACCGCTGCGCTTCGGCGTCGTGCACCGCTATTCGAGCCACAACTACATGTTGCGTTACTGGCTCGCGGGCGTCGGCATTCGTCCCGATCAGGATATCGAGATCGTCGTCACCAGCCCGCCATTCGCCGCCGACGCGCTCGCCGCGGGCGAGGTCGACGGTATATGTGTCGGCGAGCCGTGGAACTCGATTGCGGTTGACCGCGGCGTCGGCCACATCGCGCTCGCGACGGCCCAAATCTGGCGCCGCGGCGTCGAGAAGGTACTGGCGATGCGCGAGACGGTTCTCGACGAACGTCGCGGGGAAGTAGAAGCCTTGGTGCGCGCGCTGCACGCGGCGGCGGCACATTTCATCGAACCCGACGCAGCCGCGGAAAGCGCCGATATATTGGCGCGGGCCGAATATCTCGACGCGCCGCGCGATGCCGTGCTGCGTGCGATCACCGACCGCATCCGGCTCATACCCGGTGGTGATCCGGTCCACTATCCCGATTTCATGTTCCAGTACCGCGAGGCCGCAAACTTCCCGTGGCGTAGCCAAGCCGCGTGGCTTTATTCGCAGATGGTGCGCTGGGACTATATGGCGTTCAGCGGCGGCGAGGCGGCAGCAGCCAGCAACGTCTTCCGTCCCGACGTTTACCGCGCCGCGCTTGCCGGCTCCGGCGCCCCCCTGCCCGGCGCCAGCTCGAAGCTCGAAGGCGGGCTCGACGAGCCCATCGGCGCGGGGTCCACGCAGGGGCGCCTGACGCTCGGCAGCGACCGCTTTTTCGACGGCCGCGCCTTCGATCCCGACGATATCGAGGCCTATCTCTCTGAACTCCCCTAGCTTTCCGATTTATGCTGCACCTGCGAAATAATCCCTTGCAGCAAACCCGCGAATCGGGCAGCTTAAGCGCACTCGGCAAGGCTGCCGGGGCAGGATAAGGCGGCGACGGTTCCAACGAGGGGATCGAACCGCAGGCGGACGGGGAGCCATTCCCCGCAATCCCAACAGGCAATGAAGCCGTCAGGATGCGCCCGCATGGCCGCCGTCCTGGCGGCTTTTTTATTGCCCGTCACACGAAGGGGACGGACGATGACGACTGCAACCACGGGGGCC
Proteins encoded in this window:
- a CDS encoding CmpA/NrtA family ABC transporter substrate-binding protein, translated to MTGERFRIGFLPLVDAALPVLAHELGFAAAEGLTIDLIRDMTWATVRDRLLYGHTDAAHMIAPLAIATTLGKDRPAVPLAVPFVLGLNGNAVTFSTRLAAETGLTGELGDPTRIGTALKKAADARVAAGKPLRFGVVHRYSSHNYMLRYWLAGVGIRPDQDIEIVVTSPPFAADALAAGEVDGICVGEPWNSIAVDRGVGHIALATAQIWRRGVEKVLAMRETVLDERRGEVEALVRALHAAAAHFIEPDAAAESADILARAEYLDAPRDAVLRAITDRIRLIPGGDPVHYPDFMFQYREAANFPWRSQAAWLYSQMVRWDYMAFSGGEAAAASNVFRPDVYRAALAGSGAPLPGASSKLEGGLDEPIGAGSTQGRLTLGSDRFFDGRAFDPDDIEAYLSELP
- a CDS encoding ANTAR domain-containing response regulator; the protein is MRIAIIDTSAGRAAVISDGLREAGLDDLVLVDTSKPLVAQIEAAAPEVVLINLENPSRDLLEDFFAMSRALARPIAMFVDQSDAEATGAAIDAGVSAYVVDGLSKQRIKPVVDLAIRRFQAFSRLQRELDDAKNALAERAVIDKAKAILMKRRQIDEPEAYALLRGQAMRTNRRISEIAEAIVTSEALMGDME